The Lolium perenne isolate Kyuss_39 chromosome 6, Kyuss_2.0, whole genome shotgun sequence genome segment TAGTAGCGAGAAAATACTTGAAGTTGGTGGAAAGTCTATCAGCTGGCATAATTTCTACGTTGCTATGAAGGGTGGTGGTTTCATGGATCCTTCTGTTATGGATGTCTTTCTTAAGTGCGTTGACGATGGTCTTGATTTCTTATTTATTCCAAGCTCTTTGGCGGTACGTCATGTGTATATGTTTTAGATTTATCTATTTTTTAACTAAATGTTTTTAGCATTTATTTTTTTAAACATTTTCTTGTTGTTTCTTCCAGCATATTCTTGATGTGGACGAGGCGGACCCTATTCATCTTGCTGCAAGTTTTGCAGAACATGATCTGAAGTACTATGTTTTGGATAGGGAAGAGGCATGTTTGTCATGTTTTGTTTGCGCTTATATTTTTTCTATTACAAGTATTGTGAATGCTTTCTTATTTCTCGTGGGATTGTTTATTTTCAAACAGGTCTACATTGCTTGTTGCGATTACAGCCATTGGTGAGTTATCTTTGTCGACATCCATTTCAGGAAATTTAGAGTGTCTAGCTCACTGAAGTTGACTGAATCTCAGATGGCTTCTACTGAAAGAATTGTATGGTTTTCGTTGCAATCTAGCTACTTAAATAATTATTTGCACATGACAACAATAACTTTTATTTTTTAATCTTTCAGTGCAAATCATTCAAGAAACTTTACAGTCATCTTCATGGTGTCGAGGGATTAAATATCTCATCGTTCAAGATAAAAGTTTGCGGCACCCCTTCTTGTTCAGAGTAATCATCTTTTCTTAATGTGAACTATGATTTTATATTGTTTACTGTGTTTGGATTTAGTTGTTTCTTTCTTTCTGACCATTAGGAAAAGCACGAGGCGTGACTGTGGTATCTATGCAATGAGGTTCATTTGGATATTCAAGGCTAATTTTTACCCAGATGTATTCAAGGTAGGTAATGTGTTGTGTTCATACTTTTATTTAATAGTATATAAGACAGGTTTTTAGTTATCGTTCACTGTATAATAGTACATGTCAATGGTTCTTTTTAGTACTTGTGCATCCTTTTTTTAGTAGTTGTGAACTTTTTCGTTCGGCGCTCGTGCTTTCTGAATTTTTGTGCATTTTTCGTTTAAGATAACTAATCATTGTGTTGTTTTGTGTTTTTCAGGCTGACATCGAAAGTTTTCGATAGTTCTTCACCGGAATGATGCTCACTTATGATTCTCCTGATTATTTGGCAAGTTTCGTCTGTGACGCAGGATCGAAGAATTCAAAAGTAAGTACTGTTTTTTAATGGTTAACCTTTATTCACCAGTGAAGTCAATGAAGTGAACTTGATTGTACAAAAATAAGTAGATAAGAACATTACATATCCATTTCCATTTTCTGTATCATATATTCTAAATATTCCTGTGGCCTCCTCCTTGATTTATTCCTACTTTTGTTGCTCTCCTTTTGATATCCTTTGTTCATTGTCGACCTCTGCAAAAATAAATAGATTTTAAATTTATGTTTAGCCTGTCGGAAAAAGCAGATTATTTGCATCAGTAGGTTTTCATCACTGACAAAGTAACTTCATGGGCACACTTACCTTGTTAATATGTTTCTTGTACCAAAAACTAGATATTCCATGTTGCATCTTATTCTTCCGTTGTGGTAGTACATACCGTACGTGTTTCCTGGTTGTGTTGTTCTTTCTGTTGTGTTACTATCGTTATTTCTGTGTGTGTTGCTTGATTGATCATGTGCTGTATTGCTTGTATATCTCTGCTGTGATGCTGCTGcttctgctgctgctgcttgtgCTGTTGCCTGTGCTGTCTCTGCTGCAATTTGTGCTTTCAGTGCTTCACATCCTGTTCTGTTGTGTCCTGATTTTTTGCAGTGTCCGCATTTTATTTGTCTTGTTTTCTGTCTTTTTTCTGAACCTGGCATCATTCTGTCTCCTCTTTTTGTTCCTCTTCTGTCGGACATTGGTGGGTCACGTAATGTTTCGTTGCTACCTGTTTCTTCATCGTGTAGTTTTTTAGCTCCTTCATCTTCTCTTATTGCTGTCAGCACTTTTGTTTCCATATCACGCATACACTGAATCATGACATTTTATGCTTTGTCATTTGGGCACGCTTTGTTGCAAAGTTCTGCCATATGGCTCATCACACCGGCAAACTTTAGTGTTTCATCTCCACAAGAAGCATCTGCGACATTTCCTAATGTTGCGAGTTCCATGTCTATGTCTTTTCTCCATCTTTTAATCACAAAATTCTCTGGCAAATCATTGATCTCCATGTGAACCATTGCTTTTATTACATGGCAGCAATGTATACCATCCCTCTGCATCTTTTTGCAGGAACACATGAAGTTCTTTTTTTCATCGTCAAATGTGACGTCAAACAACTCCCTTTTGAATTCCATGTGGTTGTAGAATTTCACTATTCTTTTCAGCCGCAGGTGGCGACCAGGTTCAAGTGATCCATCTACCTTGAATGCCGTGTTGTTTGTGATCTCGAtctggaacttctcgaatatttcATGCGTGAATTGTTCAAGAGCTTGCTTCTCAAACGGATGTCTTGTTACTAGTTTTGCTGTTTTCAGTGTTGATGTGAGCTTCTTCTTGTCCAGGGCAGATAAGCACTTGTCTTGTATGACCTCATATTGCTCAAGGAACATTGTTATTGTGTCTGTGTGCTGGCTATAGCATTTCCACATGTTATTTGTGCTCTCGCTCCTTCCTGTGCTTGATGAGAATGGGTAAAATTTATCCATGAAGTACGCTGGTACCCACCTGTGTCTTATCCTGAATAACTTGCTTAGGTGTTCTTCTCCGCCAGCATTGTAATCCTTTATCACTTTATTCCATCCCATTTCGAACTCATCTGGTGTGAATGCGTTCTTCGCAATGTACATTAGCATTTCCGACAGCCCTGAGTTTTttgcaaagaaggtgctctcttTCTGACTCATCTTGGTCACGATGTGGTAGTAGCAGTTCCTGTGGGTTGTAGACTTTAGAACTGTTTGTATTGCTTTCTTCATTGCTTTGTCCTGGTCTGTTATTATTGTCTTTGGTTCTTTTCCACCCATGGCCTGAACAAATGTTTCCAGAACCCATATAAATGTTTCTGTTGTTTGATCCTTGTGAAAGCAACGGCAAACAAGATCTTTGTGGAGTCAGTGATTATTGACCCCAACTATAGGAACAAATGGTAATCCATACTTATTTGTGCTGAAAGTTGTGTCGAAAGATATGTAGTCACCGAACAGCTTGTAGTTCATTACGCACATTGCGTCCATCCAAAACAGGCTGCGAACTCTTTTTTCGCTGTCTATTTCCATGTCATGATAGAAGCCGTGCATCTTTTCTCGGAGTGTCTTGAAGCGTTCTGCACTTCGGATGTCATGGTCCTTCTCTATTTGTTGTTGTTTACTCTTTATGTTGCTTAGATCAACAGCATCGAAGGGTATTCCACGGAATTTCCCTCTGATCGACCGAAAGATTAACATCATCTTCCTTGGTGGCAGACGTCCCATCTGTAGTAGATGAATTAATCTCCTGTCGAGATCAGTCATCCTTTTGTGACAGTGTGCAAACCTAATTAGATAGTCTGTTGGTTCCAGCGGGTGGTTGTGTTCTAAGTGAACCTTCTTGATGTACCAGTATCCATCAAATTGTCTTACAATTATGTGTGCTTTACAGCCAGTCTTCAGTAGTACATTTGTTCTCCTATGCGACGATGGTTTGGCATCTGTGTTTGTGCATCCTTCTTTGTTACATGCGAACATTTGCATGTACATTTCTCCGTTTTTTCCTGATCTCTTGCTGCTGAACTTCTTCACTGCAAATCCTTCCTTTCTTGCATACAGAGCGTATCTATAGAATGCATCGTCTCTTGTTTTGAAACGGGCACCTTCCTTTGGTATAGCTGCACTCATAATCTCTTCAACTGCTGGGTAGTCATCTGTGCTGAACATATTGTCCATTTCCTCTTCCATCTTTGTTGGAGGATCTGGATTTATTTCTGGATCATCATCCTTCAGTTCTTCTTTAGTTTCTTGCTTAGAAGCTTGTTCCTCCGAGGGCGAGTTTGATTCTCCTGTGCTGTGGT includes the following:
- the LOC139832349 gene encoding protein FAR-RED IMPAIRED RESPONSE 1-like yields the protein MGGKEPKTIITDQDKAMKKAIQTVLKSTTHRNCYYHIVTKMSQKESTFFAKNSGLSEMLMYIAKNAFTPDEFEMGWNKVIKDYNAGGEEHLSKLFRIRHRWVPAYFMDKFYPFSSSTGRSESTNNMWKCYSQHTDTITMFLEQYEVIQDKCLSALDKKKLTSTLKTAKLVTRHPFEKQALEQFTHEIFEKFQIEITNNTAFKVDGSLEPGRHLRLKRIVKFYNHMEFKRELFDVTFDDEKKNFMCSCKKMQRDGIHCCHVIKAMVHMEINDLPENFVIKRWRKDIDMELATLGNVADASCGDETLKFAGVMSHMAELCNKACPNDKA